From the genome of Sulfolobales archaeon:
TGTATATGTACAAGAGGTATATAGGGTATATCTCTTGCAACTATTTCCTGAAGTCTCCATAAAAGCTCTCTTCTCTCATTAATATCAATAGCTCTTCTCTGAGCTTCTAATAACCTATCTACTTCTGGATTAACATATTCAGCACTGTTGAAGCCTCCCTTAACAGCGCTTGAGGAGTGGAGCAGGAGGAACCAGTCGTCAGGATCAGATAGCCATATACCAATTATTACCATATCGAAATCATGGTTAAGCAAGCGTGAAACCACTGTCCTATGATCTAGGACTTGAACATTTATTTTAATACCTATCTGGGCAAACCAGTTTCTTATCATTTCAGCGATCCTAACTCTATCAGGATATATTGAGGAGACTAATAGGTTGAACTCAAGCCTAGTTCCGTTCGGAGTAACCCTGACACCATCTGGGCCACGCTTAAAACCTAGTTTATCTAATATCTCGTTTGCTTTTGTTAAATTAAAGGGATATAACTTCTCTTTCTCAAGACCAGGTCTATAGAAGTTGCCAGGCATTTCGCTAAATATAGGGGGCATTGTACCTAGGCTACCAGGCTTAGCACGGCCTCCATATACAATCTCTATTATTTCAGTAACATTTATAGCATATAGCATTGCCTCTCGAAACTCCTTTAAGCTAAATGGATACCTAGTTAGCTTAACTGTTAGATATTGGAAATATATTGGTTCTCTAAAATGTATTTTTAGAGATGGATTTCTCGAGACCTCCTCCATAGCTTTTGGCACTAGATGAGGAGGTATAAAGAGATTATTCATAGCATCTATCTCACCGGTAACTGTTGCCTGGTACGCTGCATCAGATGTTCCATATATCTTAAATATTACCCCCTTAATCTTCGGAGCACCAGCCCAGTAATTTTCATTAGCCTTTAGAACAATATAATCACCAGCCTTTCTCTCACTCCACATAAACGGACCAGATCCTATTGGGTTCTCAAAATTCGAAAACGTCATAGGATCAGAGATATTAGCCCATATATGCTTAGGAACTATGAAGAGCGAAGCTAAAGCGGCTGGGAATGCTGCATAGGGGTATTTGAGTTTCACATAAACCACATTACCCTCTCTCCAAACTCTTTCAATAGGCTCCCAAACATTTGATCTAGTAGGAAATCTCCACTTCACAGTATAATTGAGAGTGAATTCTACATCTTCAGCTGTTAATGGAACTCCATCATGCCATTTAACACCATCCCTTATATAGAATTTCCAGAGTGTCCCATTATCTGTTACCTCAACCCTTGAGGCTAACCATGGAATAAAAGACCCATTAAGAGCCTGCCTATATAATGTATCATACACCAGTTCCATAACACTGAACTCATCGATCAATGATTGCATAAATGGATTCATCGTTAATAGATCAGACCTCAAAGATACTATCACATATCCTTCGGGCCTCTGAGAATATACCTCGTAATACATAGGCGTTAGTAGCGATGCAATTATTACCAGTACTAAAATCAATGAAATTACCCTCCTATCACTATATATCAAAAATTTTCTATCTATACCCGATAGGAACATGCTATTCACCTTATCAAGAATAAGTTAATGACTACTCATATATAAATTTATTAGTGAGTTGATTCATCACTAGATTCTTCACCTAAGCTTTAATAATAAATACAATTACAGATATCTCAGCCCAAAGATCGCTGTGTATAGGGATGAGAACAAATTTAAAGGAGTTGTTGAAGCTCTACTTACCAATAATAAAGAAGAAGGTAGTCTTCTTAACAACTTTTAATAGACAATTCGAAAATGCTCAGCCAAAACCATCCCGAGGATGCAGGTTTAGAGATTTAAAGATCCTAAGAGAAGTGCCGGAGAGTAAAAACAAAGTTTTGTGATAGAGGTCCTTCGTGCGAAATTTTATATTTAGCTTAATCTTATATATCCTGGGTTTGGGCGTTATTATGGATCTGAAGTCTCTTATAGATCGTGTAGCTGGAAAGAGTCTTGCTCATGCCATAGGTATTTATATTTATTATAAATCTGATCCTGATGAGGCTTCTAGCAATGTGATGGCCACACTATCAGAAGGTTTCGATAGAAATGTTGCTGAAAATGTTTTGAATGATATACTTATGAGTTTTAAGGGTTTTAGTCACTATAATAAGGTTGTGGTTGAGGGTAATGAGATTTCGTTATATCAATTTGTGCCAAGCTATGTCTATAAAACTCATATCGCCCCCCATATTGAGAGGGAAGCTCGAAATAGGCTTGCTAATGCTAATGAAAGGGATCTTAAGATGCTCACCGCCGCATCGGCTATAATATCAGCAATGGTGAAGAAGAAGAGGATAGGTTTAGCTCTCTCGGTAGATAGGGGTAATGAGGGAGAGGTGCGTATATCATCTCGTAATGTAGATAACCTATCTGCAGCTGTCTCGATTATTCTAAGATCTAGTGTTGATGATGTTAGAAAGCTCTTCTACAAGTATCTCTTAGGGGCTCAGCTTGATTGGGGTTTTGCTAGACATGACTACTATGTCTTAGAGATCTACTCCGATACCCTTAAACTTGTTGAGTTTCTAGCATTAAGAATATCTAATTATATCAAGATCCCGAATAGACCTGAGATAGAATCAATACTTGCTACGCTGTATGAGGAAAAGGATATACTCAAGCTATCAATACTCTATAATTCCATAAGGATATCTACATATAAAGATTGGGAGTTCCTGAGCGCCTTTTTTGGCTTGCCAAAGGAGCATCTATGTAAAGAATCTAGTATCGAGAATATATTCTATAATTGTGCTGTAAACCCGCTTATATACGAAGATGTTCGTGATATAATTGAGTATCTATATAATAAATATGTTAATGAGCTTAGTTCAAGAATTATAAGGATCTTTGAGTATATGGGTTATAGCAAATCATCGTGTGTTGGTAATAAATGTGTGTTAACGAAAACGGGAAGGAGACCCGTTTTCATCTATATAGAGCCTATAGTTAAGTATCCATATATATTCTCGAGTGATATATCCATAGATAGCTATAAAATAATATTTATAGAAGGTATCCCTAGTGAATCCATTCTCAAATACATAGCATCAGATGCGATACTTAGAGATTTTCTTTGGATTTTTATAAGCAATGATACAGCCTATATTGCTAGCACCACATATAAACATATCGAACACTCCGAGATAGTTAATGCAGTAAGTCAATGGTATAAAGTGAGGTTCCTCGGCGCTGTTCCAGCGGGGGCTACACAGATGATTCAACAGGCTGAAGTTAAAAGAGAGATACAATCTGTAACAACACAGCTTATTAGTATCTCGAGGGAGATTTCTCTTAAATATCGCGGTAAGGATATTCTTGAGGATGTTGTTGCCAGCGTTCTCGAGGATCTTGGGTTTAGTGTTAGGGTTGACTATAGGGTTAGGAGTAGGGCTGGAACAGATGTTGAGATCGATGTTTGGGGTGAGAAGGGTGTCGGGGGTTCTCACTTCTACGTATATGCCTCATGTAAGAACCTTGATAGGCCTGTCGAGGTTAGCACTATCAGGGAGGAGTTTGGTAGGATTATGCAGATGCCAGTGATACCCCATGTAAGGCTTATGGTT
Proteins encoded in this window:
- a CDS encoding ABC transporter substrate-binding protein, producing the protein MILVLVIIASLLTPMYYEVYSQRPEGYVIVSLRSDLLTMNPFMQSLIDEFSVMELVYDTLYRQALNGSFIPWLASRVEVTDNGTLWKFYIRDGVKWHDGVPLTAEDVEFTLNYTVKWRFPTRSNVWEPIERVWREGNVVYVKLKYPYAAFPAALASLFIVPKHIWANISDPMTFSNFENPIGSGPFMWSERKAGDYIVLKANENYWAGAPKIKGVIFKIYGTSDAAYQATVTGEIDAMNNLFIPPHLVPKAMEEVSRNPSLKIHFREPIYFQYLTVKLTRYPFSLKEFREAMLYAINVTEIIEIVYGGRAKPGSLGTMPPIFSEMPGNFYRPGLEKEKLYPFNLTKANEILDKLGFKRGPDGVRVTPNGTRLEFNLLVSSIYPDRVRIAEMIRNWFAQIGIKINVQVLDHRTVVSRLLNHDFDMVIIGIWLSDPDDWFLLLHSSSAVKGGFNSAEYVNPEVDRLLEAQRRAIDINERRELLWRLQEIVARDIPYIPLVHIQEAYLYRTDRFVGWQLSKLFEPANFWSFMSLRPATIVTTPTLTPSPTTTAATSYTTTQPYTTPLVTQRIDYLHLIIASIAVVITVAVLLYLYYFRVRKR